Proteins from a single region of Desulfonatronovibrio magnus:
- a CDS encoding HIRAN domain-containing protein, protein MQRRSFMGIFSAFFGALVFGGKVPEVKAKKVISKPVSLFQCHVAGFPYYQGPMIFSDLKPGQPLKLLREPRNPHDSKAIAVFTSSGHKLGYIPRTHNPLPADLMDNGHKLKSSLTSVSTDMGEYSCLEMEIFVVGESKQMV, encoded by the coding sequence ATGCAAAGAAGAAGTTTTATGGGTATTTTCAGCGCATTTTTTGGGGCGCTGGTGTTTGGAGGAAAAGTTCCAGAGGTAAAGGCCAAGAAAGTTATTTCCAAGCCTGTATCCCTTTTTCAATGCCATGTGGCAGGATTTCCTTACTACCAGGGGCCGATGATATTTTCAGATCTTAAACCAGGTCAGCCTTTGAAATTACTGCGGGAGCCCCGCAACCCTCATGACAGCAAAGCCATTGCCGTATTCACCTCAAGCGGCCACAAGCTGGGTTATATACCCAGAACTCACAACCCGCTTCCTGCAGATCTCATGGATAATGGACACAAGCTTAAGTCCAGCCTGACTTCAGTTTCTACAGATATGGGGGAGTATAGCTGCCTGGAGATGGAAATTTTTGTTGTTGGAGAAAGCAAACAGATGGTATAA